One Spinacia oleracea cultivar Varoflay chromosome 4, BTI_SOV_V1, whole genome shotgun sequence DNA segment encodes these proteins:
- the LOC110783361 gene encoding uncharacterized protein: MASVQQLSDKEKAAIGEAMKEAESLMLAKNMNAKAASNQDVKVTVIGVMKNLCSTEIERLGKEWSWDGIFQDPPPKKIEGNGIGSFAYTSKLGQYQCSGAFKYGSVSGTKPQLGWILAWEKGWTTFDIGKVYVEAGTLDRINKLTESDIKKKLYESGTTSRYWDNDTGASVVAKITERTSPYGALVAVSFDQF; encoded by the exons ATGGCGTCGGTGCAACAATTATCCGACAAGGAGAAAGCAGCAATCGGAGAGGCAATGAAGGAGGCAGAGTCGTTAATGTTGGCAAAAAACATGAATGCAAAGGCGGCGTCGAATCAAGATGTTAAGGTTACGGTGATTGGCGTTATGAAGAATCTCTGCTCTACCGAAATTGAGCGTTTAGGAAAAGAATGGAGTTGGGATGGAATATTCCAAGATCCACCTCCAAAGAAAATTGAGGGAAATGGTATTGGTTCGTTTGCGTACACAAGTAAGCTTGGTCAGTACCAGTGCAGTGGTGCATTCAAGTATGGTTCTGTTTCTGGCACAAAGCCTCAACTTGGATGGATCTTGGCTTGGGAGAAGGGATGGACCACATTCGATATTGGAAAG GTGTACGTGGAAGCTGGGACTCTAGACAGGATCAATAAGCTAACAGAGAGTGACATTAAAAAGAAACTTTATGAATCCGGCACTACAAGTCGATACTGGGATAACGACACAGGTGCCTCAGTCGTTGCTAAAATCACTGAACGGACAAGTCCCTACGGGGCTTTGGTTGCTGTCAGCTTTGATCAGTTCTAA
- the LOC110783360 gene encoding uncharacterized protein isoform X1 — translation MASVQQAHDTNQLSDKEKAAIEEAMKEAESSFLARKNNNKNSKGLSEDKSVYVTGILKNLYPEYIYLDSCGDYAPWRGWFWDEPPNKIDVNGIGAFAFRAVKDFPRSVCKSKIVFSSKSNPSLGWLLAWDKRDKINQVYVEAGTLDRLKEMSDFAIENKLYQSGNISRYWDSDTGASAAAEIREHDDYTAFIVATFDQFHGIPQQS, via the exons ATGGCGTCAGTGCAACAAGCTCATGACACGAACCAATTATCCGACAAGGAGAAAGCAGCAATCGAAGAGGCAATGAAGGAGGCAGAATCATCTTTCCTAGCaagaaaaaacaacaacaagaatTCAAAGGGTTTGAGTGAAGATAAGAGTGTTTATGTCACTGGCATTTTGAAGAATCTCTACCCTGAATATATCTACCTTGATTCTTGTGGGGATTATGCTCCGTGGAGGGGTTGGTTTTGGGATGAGCCTCCAAATAAAATTGATGTGAATGGTATTGGTGCGTTTGCATTCAGGGCCGTGAAGGATTTCCCCAGGTCCGTGTGCAAGAGTAAAATAGTCTTTAGTTCAAAGTCAAATCCTTCACTTGGATGGCTCTTGGCTTGGGACAAGAGAGATAAAATTAACCAG GTGTACGTGGAAGCTGGGACTCTAGACAGGCTCAAAGAAATGTCGGACTTTGCAATTGAAAATAAACTATATCAATCGGGTAATATAAGTCGTTACTGGGATAGCGACACAGGTGCTTCAGCAGCGGCTGAAATAAGGGAGCATGATGACTACACGGCTTTCATTGTTGCCACCTTTGACCAGTTCCACGGAATTCCCCAAcaatcttaa